From the genome of Deinococcus sp. JMULE3, one region includes:
- the fusA gene encoding elongation factor G yields the protein MTTKAQQYLTHFRNIGIAAHIDAGKTTTTERILYYTGRTHNIGEVHDGAATMDWMEQERERGITITAAATTAKWKRSGTDQEYVVNIIDTPGHVDFTIEVERSMRVLDGAVAVFDSSQGVEPQSETVWRQADRYGVPRIAFSNKMDKTGASFELVLNDIKERLGAVAAPVQYPMGAENEFKGIIDIVRQRAHFYTNDLGTDIEETDIPAEYLDKVAEMRAQLIEAAAEVDEDLMMMYLEGEEPSVEQLVAALRKGTIEKRIFPVLCGSALKNKGVQLLLDAVIDYLPSPLEVPAIKGKVEDSEDTIEFPADPEGKLAALAFKIMADPYVGRLTFVRIYSGTLQSGSYVYNASKEKRERVGRLLKMHANSREEVTELKAGELGAVIGLKDAGTGNTLIGDGDDKVLLESIDVPEPVIKLAIEPKTKADQEKMGIGLQKLAEEDPTFKVETDQESGQTTIAGMGELHLEILVDRLKREYKVDANVGAPQVAYRETITKQVEVDSKFARQSGGRGQYGHVKLRVEPLEPGAGFIFENAVVGGTVPKEYIGPAQKGIEEAMQSGPMLGFPVVDLKVTIYDGSYHEVDSSEMAFKIAGSMGLKEAVQKGSPAILEPVMRVEVTTPEDYMGDIIGDLNSRRGQIQGMEARGNAQIVKAFVPLSEMFGYATDMRSKTQGRASYSMFFDHYTQLPNNIAQALMKK from the coding sequence ATGACCACCAAAGCCCAGCAGTACCTCACCCACTTCCGTAACATCGGGATTGCCGCGCACATCGACGCCGGTAAGACCACCACCACCGAGCGCATCCTGTACTACACCGGCCGTACCCACAACATCGGTGAAGTGCACGACGGCGCCGCCACCATGGACTGGATGGAGCAGGAGCGCGAGCGCGGCATCACCATCACGGCGGCCGCCACGACCGCCAAGTGGAAGCGCAGCGGCACCGACCAGGAATACGTCGTGAACATCATCGACACCCCCGGTCACGTGGACTTCACGATCGAAGTGGAGCGTTCCATGCGCGTGCTCGACGGCGCCGTCGCCGTGTTCGACAGCAGCCAGGGCGTGGAGCCCCAGAGCGAGACCGTGTGGCGTCAGGCCGACCGTTACGGCGTGCCCCGCATCGCGTTCAGCAACAAGATGGACAAGACCGGCGCCAGCTTCGAGCTGGTGCTGAACGACATCAAGGAGCGCCTCGGTGCCGTCGCCGCGCCCGTCCAGTACCCCATGGGTGCCGAGAACGAGTTCAAGGGCATCATCGACATCGTGCGTCAGCGCGCCCACTTCTACACCAACGACCTGGGCACCGACATCGAGGAGACCGACATCCCGGCCGAGTACCTCGACAAGGTCGCCGAGATGCGCGCCCAGCTGATCGAAGCGGCCGCTGAAGTCGACGAAGACCTGATGATGATGTACCTCGAAGGCGAGGAACCCAGCGTGGAGCAGCTCGTGGCCGCCCTGCGTAAGGGCACCATCGAGAAGCGCATCTTCCCTGTGCTCTGCGGCAGCGCCCTGAAGAACAAGGGTGTGCAGCTGCTCCTCGACGCCGTCATCGACTACCTGCCCAGCCCCCTGGAAGTGCCCGCCATCAAGGGCAAGGTCGAGGACAGCGAGGACACCATCGAGTTCCCCGCCGATCCCGAAGGCAAGCTGGCCGCGCTGGCGTTCAAGATCATGGCTGACCCCTACGTGGGCCGCCTGACCTTCGTGCGCATCTACTCGGGCACCCTGCAGTCCGGCAGCTACGTGTACAACGCCAGCAAGGAGAAGCGCGAGCGCGTCGGCCGTCTGCTGAAGATGCACGCCAACAGCCGCGAGGAAGTCACCGAACTGAAGGCCGGGGAACTCGGCGCCGTGATCGGCCTGAAGGACGCCGGCACCGGCAACACCCTGATCGGCGACGGCGACGACAAGGTCCTGCTGGAGAGCATCGACGTGCCCGAGCCCGTCATCAAGCTCGCCATCGAGCCCAAGACCAAGGCCGACCAGGAGAAGATGGGCATCGGCCTGCAGAAGCTCGCCGAAGAGGATCCCACCTTCAAGGTCGAAACCGACCAGGAAAGCGGCCAGACCACCATCGCCGGGATGGGCGAACTTCACCTGGAAATCCTGGTGGACCGCCTGAAGCGCGAGTACAAGGTCGACGCGAACGTCGGCGCACCCCAGGTGGCCTACCGTGAAACCATCACCAAGCAGGTCGAGGTGGACAGCAAGTTCGCCCGCCAGTCCGGTGGTCGCGGTCAGTACGGTCACGTCAAACTGCGCGTCGAGCCCCTGGAACCCGGCGCGGGCTTCATCTTCGAGAACGCCGTCGTCGGCGGCACCGTGCCCAAGGAGTACATCGGGCCGGCCCAGAAGGGCATCGAGGAAGCCATGCAGAGCGGCCCCATGCTGGGCTTCCCCGTGGTCGACCTGAAAGTCACCATCTACGACGGCAGCTACCACGAAGTCGACTCCAGCGAAATGGCGTTCAAGATCGCCGGTTCGATGGGTCTGAAGGAAGCCGTCCAGAAGGGCAGCCCCGCCATCCTGGAACCCGTCATGCGCGTCGAGGTGACCACCCCCGAGGACTACATGGGTGACATCATCGGCGACCTGAACAGCCGCCGTGGCCAGATCCAGGGCATGGAAGCCCGCGGCAACGCGCAGATCGTGAAGGCCTTCGTGCCCCTGAGCGAGATGTTCGGCTACGCGACCGACATGCGTTCCAAGACGCAGGGCCGCGCCAGCTACTCCATGTTCTTCGACCACTACACCCAGCTGCCCAACAACATCGCCCAGGCACTGATGAAGAAGTAA
- the rpsG gene encoding 30S ribosomal protein S7: MARRRQAEVRVIQPDLVYQDVLVSALINRIMRDGKKNLASRIFYGAMKLVQERTGQESLKIFRQAYDNVKPRVEVRSRRVGGSTYQVPVEPSERRKQSLTLRWLINAVDSRPERTAVERLAGEIMDAAQGRGGAIKKKDDVERMAEANRAYAHYRW, from the coding sequence ATGGCACGTCGCCGCCAAGCTGAAGTGCGCGTCATCCAGCCCGACCTGGTCTACCAGGACGTTCTGGTGAGCGCTTTGATCAACCGCATCATGCGTGATGGTAAGAAGAACCTCGCCAGCCGCATCTTCTACGGAGCCATGAAGCTCGTCCAGGAGCGCACCGGCCAGGAGTCCCTGAAGATCTTCCGCCAGGCGTACGACAACGTCAAACCCCGCGTGGAAGTCCGCAGCCGCCGCGTGGGCGGCAGCACCTACCAGGTGCCCGTCGAGCCCAGCGAGCGCCGCAAGCAGAGCCTGACCCTGCGCTGGCTGATCAACGCCGTGGACAGCCGTCCCGAGCGCACCGCCGTCGAGCGCCTCGCCGGCGAGATCATGGACGCCGCCCAGGGCCGTGGCGGCGCCATCAAGAAGAAAGACGACGTGGAGCGCATGGCGGAAGCCAACCGCGCCTACGCGCACTACCGCTGGTAA
- the rpsL gene encoding 30S ribosomal protein S12, whose translation MPTTQQLLRKGRKTIQKKSKVPALKGSPFRRGVCTVVKTTTPKKPNSALRKIARVRLSSAFEVTAYIPGEGHNLQEHSVVLIRGGRVKDLPGVRYHIVRGSLDTQGVKDRNKSRSKYGTKKPKAGAAAGAKKK comes from the coding sequence CTGCCTACTACCCAGCAACTGCTCCGTAAGGGTCGTAAGACGATCCAGAAGAAGAGCAAGGTCCCTGCCCTGAAGGGCAGCCCCTTCCGCCGCGGCGTGTGCACGGTCGTCAAGACCACCACCCCCAAGAAGCCGAACTCCGCGCTTCGTAAGATCGCCCGCGTGCGTCTGTCCAGCGCCTTCGAAGTCACCGCGTACATCCCCGGTGAAGGCCACAACCTGCAGGAGCACAGCGTCGTGCTGATCCGCGGCGGCCGTGTGAAGGACCTTCCCGGTGTGCGTTACCACATCGTGCGCGGCAGCCTCGACACCCAGGGCGTCAAGGACCGCAACAAGAGCCGTTCCAAGTACGGCACCAAGAAGCCCAAGGCCGGCGCTGCCGCGGGCGCGAAGAAGAAGTAA
- a CDS encoding aminoglycoside N(3)-acetyltransferase, whose amino-acid sequence MSEAEIIARTDTPRTRATLAGDLRRLGVQPGDTLIVHASLSRLGWVAGGAAAVVQALQDAVGPQGTLVVPTFTLNLTDPAGWGRTRVPETWWPVIRAELPAFDPAVTPSRGMGRVAETLRTWPGARRSDHPHSSFAAWGRHAESVTADHPLAFSLGEGSPLARVYDLNGRVLLLGTEVNTSLHLAEVRAGQRPTVPFSGPVTVGGERHWLTFDEPDYHEQAFPPVKAAFGATGAVTVGVVGSATAKLMSQRALVDFATGYWRERGSGE is encoded by the coding sequence ATGAGTGAGGCCGAGATCATTGCCCGGACGGACACGCCGCGCACCCGCGCGACCCTGGCGGGCGACCTGCGCCGCCTGGGCGTGCAGCCGGGCGACACGCTGATCGTGCACGCCAGCCTCAGCCGTCTGGGCTGGGTGGCGGGCGGCGCGGCAGCCGTCGTGCAGGCGCTTCAGGACGCGGTCGGGCCGCAGGGCACCCTGGTCGTGCCGACCTTCACGCTGAACCTGACCGACCCGGCCGGGTGGGGCCGGACGAGGGTGCCCGAGACGTGGTGGCCGGTCATCCGCGCCGAGCTGCCCGCCTTTGATCCGGCGGTGACGCCCAGCCGGGGCATGGGCCGTGTCGCGGAGACGCTGCGGACCTGGCCGGGCGCGCGGCGCAGCGATCACCCGCACAGTTCCTTTGCCGCGTGGGGCCGCCACGCCGAGTCGGTCACGGCGGATCACCCGCTGGCGTTCTCGCTGGGTGAGGGCTCGCCCCTGGCCCGCGTGTATGACCTGAATGGCCGGGTGCTGCTGCTGGGCACCGAGGTGAACACCAGTCTGCATCTGGCAGAGGTGCGGGCCGGGCAGCGGCCCACCGTGCCCTTCAGCGGGCCGGTCACGGTCGGGGGCGAGCGGCACTGGCTGACCTTCGACGAGCCGGACTACCACGAGCAGGCCTTCCCGCCCGTCAAGGCCGCGTTCGGGGCGACCGGCGCGGTCACCGTGGGCGTGGTGGGCTCCGCGACCGCGAAACTCATGTCGCAACGCGCCCTGGTGGACTTCGCCACGGGGTACTGGCGCGAGAGGGGGAGCGGTGAGTAG
- the hflX gene encoding GTPase HflX gives MKALGNLYRRRIEPGRVGSPELARNLAELSNDVRREVGVLIDRRGRVISVSVADAKGTEFPDLRMGENRLSGFHLLHTHPRGGALSKGDLSTLFLKRLDAVSAIEVRNEGQPGLVHTAHLTPPGTVGEEEDWRILPPVPAFQIDEFDLGAQVQALEEEIARAARTRVARKDHERAILVQIDQGEFDAEDRLDELAELARTAGAEVVHRELVFRRNLKPGTLVGAGKLEELTSRAYHLDADLLIFGQELGPAQAREIEAATGLKIIDRTQLILDIFALHAQGVESRLQVELAQLRYMKPRLLGAGAALSRIGGGGGSAGGGAIGTRGPGETKLELDRRRINDRLSFLEKQLEGVAQRREERRKGRERNAVPVISIVGYTNAGKSTLLNAFTHAAEEPRRVLAENKLFATLRPTSRQGYLEGIGPVVLTDTVGFIRDLPKDLTRAFRSTLEEIGDADVLLHVVDAASPGADTRLDAVNRILEDLGFRDMPTVVALNKADAADPEALDRELERTGGIAVSALKNRGLAELKEALADAVSGVQRAELARQEEARALAAQYR, from the coding sequence ATGAAGGCCCTCGGGAACCTGTACCGCCGCCGGATCGAGCCGGGCCGGGTGGGTTCGCCGGAACTCGCGCGGAACCTCGCGGAACTGTCGAACGACGTGCGCCGCGAGGTGGGCGTCCTGATCGACCGGCGGGGCCGCGTGATCTCCGTCAGCGTGGCGGACGCCAAGGGGACCGAGTTCCCGGACCTGCGCATGGGCGAGAACCGCCTGAGCGGCTTCCACCTGCTGCACACTCACCCGCGCGGCGGGGCGCTGAGCAAGGGCGACCTCTCCACGCTGTTCCTGAAGCGCCTGGACGCCGTGTCGGCCATCGAGGTCCGGAACGAGGGTCAGCCGGGGCTGGTGCACACGGCGCACCTGACGCCGCCCGGCACGGTCGGGGAGGAGGAGGACTGGCGCATCCTGCCGCCCGTGCCCGCCTTCCAGATCGACGAGTTCGACCTGGGCGCGCAGGTGCAGGCGCTGGAGGAGGAGATTGCCCGCGCGGCCCGCACGCGCGTGGCGAGGAAGGATCACGAGCGCGCCATTCTGGTGCAGATCGACCAGGGTGAATTCGACGCGGAGGACCGCCTCGACGAGCTGGCCGAACTGGCCCGCACCGCCGGGGCGGAGGTCGTGCACCGCGAACTGGTGTTCCGCCGCAACCTGAAGCCCGGCACGCTGGTCGGCGCGGGGAAACTGGAAGAGTTGACCAGCCGCGCGTACCACCTGGACGCGGACCTGCTGATCTTCGGGCAGGAACTCGGCCCGGCCCAGGCGCGCGAGATCGAGGCCGCGACCGGCCTGAAGATCATCGACCGGACGCAGCTGATCCTGGACATCTTTGCGCTGCACGCGCAGGGTGTGGAGTCGCGCCTGCAGGTGGAACTGGCGCAACTGCGCTACATGAAACCCCGCCTGCTGGGCGCGGGGGCGGCCCTGTCGCGCATCGGCGGGGGCGGGGGCAGCGCGGGCGGCGGTGCGATCGGCACGCGCGGGCCCGGCGAGACGAAGCTGGAGCTGGACCGCCGCCGCATCAACGACCGCCTGAGCTTCCTGGAGAAGCAACTGGAAGGCGTGGCGCAGCGCCGCGAGGAACGCCGCAAGGGCCGCGAACGCAACGCCGTGCCCGTGATCAGCATCGTGGGGTACACGAACGCCGGGAAGAGCACGCTGCTGAACGCGTTCACGCACGCCGCCGAGGAACCCCGCCGCGTCCTCGCGGAGAACAAGCTGTTCGCCACGCTGCGCCCCACCAGTCGCCAGGGGTACCTGGAGGGCATCGGGCCGGTCGTCCTGACCGACACGGTGGGCTTCATCCGCGACCTGCCCAAGGACCTGACCCGCGCCTTCCGGTCCACGCTGGAGGAAATCGGGGACGCGGACGTGCTGCTGCACGTCGTGGACGCCGCCAGCCCCGGCGCTGACACCCGCCTGGACGCCGTGAACCGCATCCTGGAGGACCTGGGCTTCCGCGACATGCCGACCGTCGTGGCGCTGAACAAGGCCGACGCGGCCGACCCGGAGGCGCTGGACCGCGAACTGGAACGCACGGGCGGCATTGCCGTCAGCGCCCTGAAGAACCGCGGGCTGGCCGAACTGAAGGAGGCCCTGGCGGACGCCGTGTCGGGCGTGCAGCGCGCCGAACTGGCCCGCCAGGAGGAAGCCCGCGCGCTGGCCGCGCAGTACCGCTAA